In the Gossypium arboreum isolate Shixiya-1 chromosome 10, ASM2569848v2, whole genome shotgun sequence genome, one interval contains:
- the LOC108488127 gene encoding protein MAIN-LIKE 2-like, translating into MDSLIGNNNHISSNINEMVEYRVLKGRIHSVGFQPDERLIPFLELAGFGSAALIRTFNLRYDLISALVERWRPETHTFHLPCGECTITLKDVALQLGLPIDGNAVTGVSLISRPARLCYDLLGRSPSEGKFATLRFSWLKTNFEHLSSTGTELEVIQAARAYIMRLIGGVLMTDTHGSDVHLMYLPLLFDLHNKR; encoded by the exons ATGGATTCATTGATCGGTAATAATAATCACATATCAAGTAACATTAATGAGAtg GTCGAGTACCGCGTATTGAAGGGCCGTATTCATAGTGTAGGGTTTCAGCCGGATGAACGCCTAATACCGTTCTTAGAGTTAGCCGGGTTTGGATCAGCAGCATTGATCCGGACTTTTAATCTACGATATGACTTAATTTCTGCCTTAGTAGAGCGATGGCGTCCAgagacccacacatttcatttgccgTGCGGGGAGTGCACCATCACGCTAAAGGACGTTGCATTACAGCTGGGGCTCCCCATCGATGGGAACGCGGTCACGGGCGTAAGTTTGATCTCCAGGCCGGCTCGCCTTTGCTATGACTTACTTGGACGCTCGCCAAGTGAGGGAAAATTTGCCACCTTGCGGTTTTCATGGCTAAAGACCAATTTTGAGCATTTGTCAAGTACTGGCACTGAATTAGAGGTTATACAGGCCGCTCGAGCTTATATTATGCGCCTTATAGGAGGTGTACTCATGACGGATACACACGGCAGTGACGTCCACTTGATGTACTTACCGCTACTATTCGATTTGCATAACAAGCGTTAA